In the genome of Gadus chalcogrammus isolate NIFS_2021 chromosome 21, NIFS_Gcha_1.0, whole genome shotgun sequence, one region contains:
- the zgc:112001 gene encoding ankyrin repeat domain-containing protein 9: MALSTNIPGMQINDNKPRKYFSLLFYQAVRDLKPVWMLEDMRTMETFYQEVDDTQRTYNPSEALLYAIVHDHQPYARYLLSHYTDEALSRPGERFCCCPSSAPHLAMTVRYDRRYILGLILQEVHRTKPSIPSYTRQGGCLHADDGKTPLHLACELERPEAVTMLLGNGASPCVEDHQGRTPLDVLLARFREPSNVTPAERRRTLDNLLMFMPAGCHFKMKGVLGKEPDFWSKALGEATFQYLVGKTPAALVLSAMQTVLRQLSPARFPDSLLELPIPSSLKPLSLTPCSGPSRERSRMRFV, translated from the coding sequence ATGGCGTTGTCCACCAACATCCCCGGGATGCAGATCAATGACAACAAGCCACGGAAGTACTTCTCGCTACTATTCTACCAGGCCGTGCGGGACCTCAAACCCGTGTGGATGTTGGAGGACATGCGGACCATGGAGACGTTTTACCAGGAGGTCGACGACACCCAAAGAACTTACAACCCGTCCGAGGCACTGCTGTACGCCATAGTGCACGACCACCAGCCGTACGCCCGTTACTTGCTGAGCCACTACACCGACGAGGCGCTCTCTCGGCCCGGGGAGcggttctgctgctgcccctcgTCAGCCCCACATCTGGCAATGACTGTTCGCTACGACAGGCGGTACATCTTGGGTCTCATCCTGCAGGAAGTGCATCGCACCAAGCCGAGCATCCCTTCCTACACGCGCCAGGGGGGATGTCTGCACGCAGATGACGGCAAAACGCCACTTCACTTGGCGTGTGAACTCGAGCGCCCCGAGGCTGTCACTATGCTCCTCGGCAACGGTGCGTCCCCGTGCGTGGAGGACCACCAGGGCAGGACCCCGCTAGACGTGCTGCTGGCACGCTTCAGGGAGCCCAGCAATGTGACACCGGCGGAAAGAAGACGAACTCTGGACAACTTGTTGATGTTCATGCCCGCCGGGTGTCACTTCAAAATGAAAGGCGTTCTCGGCAAGGAGCCGGACTTCTGGTCCAAGGCTCTAGGCGAGGCCACCTTTCAGTACCTGGTGGGGAAGACCCCCGCGGCGCTGGTCCTCTCCGCCATGCAGACTGTTCTCCGACAATTGAGCCCAGCGAGGTTTCCGGACAGCCTACTGGAGCTCCCCATCCCGTCCTCACTGAAGCCGCTCAGTTTAACCCCCTGTTCCGGTCCTTCCCGCGAGAGATCGAGGATGAGATTTGTGTAG
- the pcare2 gene encoding uncharacterized protein pcare2, whose translation MDSPPSGEIVCQEIVADSTPVKTEKKKKPKGAEKRPQTEKQKAASCGTKVDLPPHMVRAHQAAYAYLNPNIAKYNTLLGLLDQAAQTHLSLQPMMGILVHRFEEINQALEEMAEEGELMMREHGDYMAWPATGKTAGPYVTPAVATNVPDPPPDLLQQLLQHSTEQMKLVGSSFQAMGNATLEEKVDYFASLSRLLSDKLRTKRVAEGRLVQVLLHVEQATMKGFHGDDITTTSEDSGIGGENESMAGSERHRCRHRGGSTGSGSCGSVGNVRALLDSPPNPFQNHWGLEDEEMEEEDEEEEENEEEYDRPVRKRSNSSPPDPSRPLANVASEHPQNRRPLTALSSTQPKRCASAGGSEPIKELQQSQRDLDLRMRNRRRGRGDGGSTEPYCNLSRRQRQRSLSGSGADRGAFQLPDGLPVAGYAPRPPGRNSVRRLINTFSQGVDGRPGQQLANIPPHIKRPRRSGALLLPDIGTADKISNGNNNNNSWPDSKDDLDVDSLPPPPPEVLMDDSFQSTGQNPGRPVTFPRTRLSQRLRASGQNVSVLPNRATVSQNSAKSTKATKPDPEQDLDDDLDPERATSSTLYQQAQKIIHLRNVAGSPTRRRQHLRQLDAVPPHHHCTAAPLHETGFTQCTPPVTAPPVSRVRLPPSCPSVHRRYPSSPQTAGLSRPSSPRMGASSRPSSPRAVVVSAADNNDSEEIVPMVAFSTARSIFCQKENQSGHDWTPSSSSTLPRLWGDPARGRQAARGEAGPGSRRTQSEQRSSVNSQLGMDARRTSSPPGSGGECPLDFGAFS comes from the exons ATGGACTCGCCGCCATCGGGAGAAATCGTGTGTCAGGAGATTGTAGCCGATTCCACGCCGGTGAAGacggagaagaaaaaaaagcctAAAGGCGCTGAGAAGAgaccacagacagagaaacagaaggCGGCGTCCTGTGGTACGAAGGTGGACCTGCCTCCGCACATGGTGCGAGCCCACCAGGCGGCCTACGCCTACCTCAACCCCAACATCGCCAAGTACAACACCCTGCTGGGCCTGCTGGACCAGGCCGCCCAGACACACCTCTCCCTGCAGCCCATGATGGGCATCCTGGTGCATCGCTTCGAGGAGATCAACCAGGCTCTGGAGGAGATGGCCGAGGAGGGTGAGCTGATGATGAGGGAACACGGTGACTATATGGCCTGGCCCGCGACCGGTAAGACCGCCGGCCCATACGTCACGCCCGCCGTCGCGACCAACGTCCCTGACCCCCCTCCGGAcctcctgcagcagctgctccagCACTCCACGGAGCAGATGAAGCTGGTGGGAAGCTCCTTCCAGGCCATGGGGAACGCCaccctggaggagaaggtggattACTTCGCCTCCCTCTCCAGGCTGCTTTCAGACAAGCTGCGCACCAAGCGGGTAGCGGAGGGACGGCTGGTGCAGGTGTTGCTGCACGTGGAGCAGGCGACCATGAAGGGTTTCCACGGTGACGACATCACCACGACCAGCGAGGACAGCGGCATCGGCGGCGAGAACGAGTCCATGGCAGGGTCGGAGAGGCACCGCTGCCGTCACCGTGGCGGCAGCACCGGCTCGGGGAGCTGCGGGTCTGTGGGAAATGTCCGGGCCTTGCTCGACAGTCCGCCCAATCCATTCCAAAACCACTGGGGCCTTGAAGATGAAGAGatggaagaagaagatgaggaggaggaggaaaatgaAGAGGAGTATGACAGGCCAGTGAGGAAGAGGTCCAACTCTTCGCCCCCGGATCCCAGCCGACCGCTTGCCAACGTGGCCTCTGAACACCCTCAGAACAGGCGACCCCTGACCGCGTTGAGCTCCACCCAACCAAAACGCTGTGCATCCGCCGGCGGTTCTGAGCCAATCAAGGAGCTGCAACAGAGCCAAAGAGACTTGGACCTGCGGATGAGGAACAGGAGAAGGGGCAGGGGAGATGGTGGATCTACTGAGCCTTACTGTAACTTGTCCAGGCGACAGCGACAGCGCTCTCTAAGTGGCTCCGGTGCCGATAGGGGGGCCTTCCAGCTCCCTGATGGACTACCAGTGGCAGGGtacgccccccgtcccccaggaCGCAACTCTGTGAGGCGGCTGATCAACACGTTCAGCCAAGGGGTGGACGGGCGGCCGGGTCAGCAACTGGCCAACATCCCGCCTCACATCaagaggcccaggaggagcgGTGCCCTCCTTCTGCCAGACATAGGAACTGCAGACAAGATCAGCaatggcaacaacaacaacaacagctggcCAGACAGCAAGGACGACCTGGACGTGGACAGCCTaccgccccccccaccagaggTTCTGATGGATGACTCCTTCCAGAGCACCGGTCAGAATCCCGGGAGACCCGTCACGTTCCCGAGGACCAGGCTGTCCCAGCGGCTGAGGGCTTCCGGGCAGAACGTCAGCGTGCTTCCAAACCGCGCCACCGTGAGTCAGAATTCCGCCAAATCCACTAAGGCCACCAAACCGGACCCAGAGCAAGACCTGGACGACGACTTGGATCCAGAGAGAGCGACGTCCTCCACTCTGTACCAGCAGGCCCAGAAGATAATCCACCTGCGCAATGTGGCCGGTTCCCCCACCAGGAGGCGCCAGCACCTCCGTCAGCTGGACGCAGTGCCTCCGCATCACCACTGCACAGCAGCCCCCCTGCATGAGACCGGGTTCACTCAGTGCACCCCGCCCGTGACAGCACCGCCAGTCTCCAGGGTACGCCTACCGCCATCATGTCCCTCTGTGCACCGCCGGTACCCCAGCTCCCCCCAGACGGCGGGGTTGTCCCGACCGAGCTCGCCCAGAATGGGGGCCTCGTCAAGGCCGAGCTCCCCCAgggcggtggtggtgtcggCTGCGGACAACAACGACAGCGAGGAGATCGTTCCAATGGTGGCCTTCAGCACCGCCCGCTCCATCTTCTGTCAGAAGGAGAACCAGAGTGGACATGATTggaccccctcctccagctccaccctgCCCAGACTCTGGGGAGACCCAGCCAGGGGCCGGCAGGCCGCACGGGGGGAGGCTGGACCAGGCTCCAGACGCACCCAATCAGAACAGAGATCCAGTGTCAATAGCCAATTAGGGATGGACGCTAGAAG GACCAGCAGTCCTCcagggagtggaggagagtgCCCTTTGGATTTTGGTGCCTTTTCCTGA
- the LOC130374631 gene encoding E3 SUMO-protein ligase ZBED1-like isoform X1 has product MSTNTDEEELVHKKGATSVVWKWFGYKRTDIEQTSVLCKVCRKLIAAKHGNTTNLFQHLRQRHAVEWQECVALKDADPSSSHKAPVKKQVTLAAAFSAVIPYDKKGPRWQAITDAVTYHIAKDMVPIYTVEKNGFIKMLQTIDPKYQLPSRKHFATVALPNLYNITRAGVAEQLQNIVYFSTTTDLWSSRTTHPYLSLTVHFIDGEWTLRGKCLQTSYFPDDHTGEVIAQGLQDSLASWKLREDRLVCMTTDSGTNMIKALRLTEWPNLQCFGHRLHNAIMNGMKDPRIDRAIGVCKKVVSAFSFSWKKRRDMAVVQAELGLPSHNLITESLTRWGSRQLMVERVLEQEKAIAQVLGADKKSRHLVPTWQDIDVLESMNKAVSPLKEFTDALSGEAYVSVSYLKPVLHLLNNSLLQPEEGETELTKQIKSNILNYLNNKYNDPVTQELLDMASLMDPRFRTTYIADDEVDGIKKRAVTELMSLPAEKSKSQPGTSVKDLHQEEAAEPVTKKKKTLASFFKKKTVTPTSQSEQDKIEAELSSYLLSSETDPDTDPLQWWKVHEANFPRLSNLARKYLSIPATSAPSERVFSTGGNIVTCQRACLKPEAVDRLVFLAKNL; this is encoded by the exons ATGTCCACGAACACCGATGAAGAAGAACTCGTTCATAAAAAGGGTGCTACTTCAGTCGTATGGAAGTGGTTCGGTTACAAGCGGACAGACATAGAACAAACATCTGTACTTTGTAAGGTTTGTAGAAAGTTGATCGCGGCAAAACATGGGAACACAACCAACTTATTCCAGCACCTGCGACAGAGACATGCAGTGGAATGGCAGGAGTGTGTAGCACTAAAAGATGCAGATCCGAGCTCAAGCCACAAAGCGCCTGTAAAAAAGCAGGTAACCTTGGCAGCAGCATTTTCAGCAGTCATTCCTTATGACAAGAAAGGGCCCCGGTGGCAGGCGATCACAGATGCGGTGACATATCACATCGCAAAAGATATGGTCCCCATCTATACCGTAGAAAAAAACGGGTTCATTAAGATGCTGCAAACGATAGACCCAAAATATCAACTGCCCAGCCGCAAGCATTTCGCCACAGTTGCATTGCCTAATTTATACAACATAACAAGAGCTGGAGTCGCAGAGCAGCTGCAAAACATCGTTTATTTTTCCACCACTACCGACCTATGGTCCAGCCGAACCACACACCCATATTTGAGTCTGACTGTGCATTTTATTGACGGAGAATGGACCCTGCGAGGCAAGTGCCTGCAGACATCGTACTTCCCGGACGACCACACTGGCGAAGTAATAGCCCAAGGGTTACAAGACTCGCTGGCCTCCTGGAAGCTTCGAGAAGACCGTCTTGTTTGCATGACTACGGACAGCGGTACCAACATGATTAAAGCCTTGAGACTGACTGAGTGGCCCAACCTCCAATGCTTTGGACACAGACTGCACAACGCCATCA TGAATGGTATGAAAGATCCACGGATTGACCGTGCCATCGGTGTTTGCAAAAAAGTTGTAAGTGCCTTTTCCTTCAGttggaagaagagaagagatatGGCAGTGGTACAGGCTGAGCTCGGTCTACCATCTCACAACCTCATCACCGAGTCCCTAACCAGGTGGGGTTCGAGACAACTGATGGTAGAACGAGTGTTGGAACAGGAGAAGGCCATAGCACAGGTCCTGGGAGCAGACAAGAAAAGCAGGCACCTGGTGCCCACCTGGCAGGACATTGACGTGTTGGAGTCAATGAATAAAGCTGTAAGTCCACTGAAGGAATTCACTGATGCCCTATCTGGTGAAGCCTACGTGAGTGTCTCCTACCTCAAACCGGTACTCCACCTGTTAAACAACAGCCTTCTGCAGCCAGAGGAGGGTGAGACCGAGCTCACCAAACAAATCAAGAGCAACATACTCAACTACCtcaacaataaatacaatgacCCTGTAACACAGGAACTCCTGGACATGGCCTCACTCATGGACCCCCGGTTCCGGACAACGTATATAGCAGATGACGAAGTGGATGGAATCAAGAAAAGAGCTGTTACAGAGCTGATGTCTCTTCCAGCTGAGAAAAGCAAATCCCAGCCTGGCACATCTGTGAAGGACCTGCACCAAGAAGAAGCTGCTGAGCCTGttacaaagaagaagaaaactcTAGCAAGCTTCTTCAAGAAGAAGACAGTGACGCCTACCTCCCAGTCAGAGCAGGACAAAATTGAAGCTGAGCTGTCATCCTACTTGTTGTCGTCTGAGACAGACCCTGATACAGACCCACTGCAATGGTGGAAGGTACATGAAGCTAACTTCCCAAGACTGAGTAATCTGGCCAGGAAATATCTCTCCATTCCTGCCACAAGTGCCCCTTCGGAGAGGGTTTTCAGTACGGGGGGTAACATTGTAACATGCCAAAGAGCATGCCTCAAGCCAGAGGCAGTAGACAGGCTTGTCTTCCTTGCGAAAAACCTGTAG
- the LOC130374631 gene encoding uncharacterized protein LOC130374631 isoform X2, with translation MRLSLDYLLGEPQAYHSEQQKWLTLHLHCKLPIAKRLCFSHAQSPTPYTDSIAELDRRWGCPWDHILDEVEALGELPDIRSDAALDDYTLRVRSLVTMLKLQGPTGTRELNTGSTVERFIRKLPRHREERFRRRHDQLYPDQPAASLEELSEFLRGEVKHIRLPKKAESKCGSHERSDRASWRREGSVRVMTTISEGKAAPHGERGGPKNGEKKKGDRTPPPPCPYCTEPHWLERCPEFEKKNTEERKQWIKDNKRCWRCAREHMAKQCTLKRPCRIKECGRTHLTVLHDLNDGRDKPETRETTQDPSAETEEGRTYYVGPVRGYNSRVLLKMVPVVLRHDGKEMSTYAIIDDGAERTLLLKEAANALGLKGRPHQMNILTIRPEPTKVAGEIVSLEIMARGRPGEVHPLCDVFTAADLSLSKYGYPIKALEAKYPHLSELELDQEEEVVPTILLGSDYARLTLPRRILPGPRGCPVALDTPLGWTLQGPINLKSTKPSQTRTHYLGAEAEDGILMENVRKLWQSDTTALPPPVKTPATRKGRTPKKVAEQPTAVPQPEEESVPAVKVAKPRRNRKAAQQEPQVGVMEEEEVSEGAADAQPEEPALSG, from the coding sequence ATGCGACTGAGCCTGGACTACCTGTTAGGAGAACCGCAGGCATACCACAGTGAACAACAGAAGTGGCTCACACTCCATCTCCACTGCAAGCTACCGATAGCTAAGAGGTTGTGCTTCTCCCATGCCCAGTCCCCCACCCCCTACACTGATAGCATCGCGGAACTGGATCGCCGCTGGGGATGTCCATGGGACCACATCCTCGACGAGGTTGAAGCCCTCGGGGAGTTGCCAGATATCAGAAGCGATGCAGCTCTCGATGACTACACCCTCCGCGTCCGTTCCCTGGTTACGATGCTGAAACTACAGGGACCGACTGgaaccagagagctgaacacaGGCTCCACGGTAGAGCGCTTCATAAGGAAGCTAcccagacacagagaggagagattCCGGCGGCGTCACGACCAGCTGTATCCCGACCAGCCGGCGGCCAGCCTAGAGGAGCTGTCCGAGTTCCTAAGAGGGGAGGTGAAGCACATCCGCCTCCCAAAGAAAGCTGAGTCGAAGTGTGGCAGCCATGAACGGTCCGATCGAGCCTCCTGGAGGAGGGAAGGATCCGTTCGGGTGATGACGACCATCTCAGAAGGGAAGGCTGCCCCCCATGGTGAACGGGGCGGCCCTAAGAATGGTGAGAAGAAGAAGGGCGATAGGACACCTCCACCGCCTTGCCCATATTGCACGGAGCCACACTGGCTCGAACGCTGTCCTGAGTTCGAGAAGAAGAACACCGAAGAGAGGAAGCAGTGGATCAAGGACAACAAACGGTGTTGGAGGTGCGCCCGCGAGCACATGGCCAAGCAATGCACCCTAAAGAGGCCCTGTCGCATTAAGGAGTGCGGCAGGACGCACCTCACAGTCCTCCATGATCTCAATGACGGAAGGGATAaaccagagaccagggagacCACCCAGGACCCATCCGCTGAGACAGAGGAGGGTCGCACCTACTACGTAGGCCCAGTGCGTGGTTACAACTCCCGGGTGCTACTCAAGATGGTGCCGGTCGTCCTACGCCATGATGGTAAAGAGATGTCGACCTACGCAATCATTGACGACGGCGCAGAACGCACCCTCCTGCTGAAGGAAGCAGCCAACGCCCTGGGACTCAAGGGTCGACCCCACCAGATGAACATCCTCACCATCAGGCCAGAGCCCACCAAGGTCGCGGGTGAGATAGTGTCCCTAGAGATCATGGCGCGGGGACGACCAGGAGAGGTGCATCCTCTGTGTGACGTGTTCACGGCAGCCGATTTGAGCCTTTCTAAGTACGGATACCCGATAAAGGCCCTCGAGGCTAAGTACCCCCATCTGTCTGAGTTGGAGCTTGACCAAGAAGAGGAAGTGGTGCCGACCATCCTGCTTGGGTCGGACTACGCCAGGCTCACCCTCCCAAGACGCATCCTGCCGGGCCCGAGAGGCTGTCCCGTTGCCCTAGATACTCCACTGGGCTGGACCCTCCAAGGCCCCATCAACCTGAAGAGTACTAAGCCCAGCCAGACCCGAACCCACTACCTCGGAGCCGAGGCCGAGGATGGGATACTTATGGAGAACGTCCGTAAGCTATGGCAATCGGACACCACCGCACTCCCACCTCCAGTCAAGACTCCAGCAACCAGGAAGGGAAGGACCCCCAAGAAGGTGGCTGAACAGCCGACGGCTGTTCCCCAGCCTGAGGAAGAGTCCGTTCCCGCTGTAAAAGTGGCGAAGCCGAGAAGAAACCGGAAGGCCGCCCAGCAGGAGCCTCAGGtgggagtgatggaggaggaggaggtcagtgAGGGGGCGGCTGACGCTCAGCCCGAAGAGCCGGCCCTGTCAGGGTGA